In one window of Henckelia pumila isolate YLH828 chromosome 1, ASM3356847v2, whole genome shotgun sequence DNA:
- the LOC140875799 gene encoding receptor-like protein EIX2 isoform X2, protein MKTAISIKLLIPLRMILCLILLSKPILGITSSQLQGDEVRCLDRERLALLEFKDGLRYAERLDTWGIGEHKNDCCKWHGVLCHNRTNHVVELNLPNMFSGGAGNIFEALGNLVSLSYLDLSLNSLQGRIPDNLGNLTFLSYLDLSNNKLEGVIPDSLGNLMHLSHLNLSDNQLEVAIPHTFGNLTSLSHLDMSNNHGCIIPEALGNMESLSLLDLSFTTLKGRIPNSLGNLTSLVELHLSYNMLDGGIPDSFGKLTSLSHLDLSANILEGGIPVTLGNITKLSHLDLSTNKFEGSIPVALWTLSYLSYFDISSNKISGTSLDSFQTSDLSYLDMSHNQMSGPVPDLSSNFPELLTLDLSINEFNGLIPLLPPRLQILNLSKNKISGELNGICSDGINMLVLLDVSDNLLSGELPSCLHNLESLQYLNLAKNNFSGEIQDSILWPSSLDSLHLWSNSFRGEIPKSLRGCRGLRYLVIGENYFTGKIPAWIGESLSELSFLSLTSNYFNGSLSSTLCHLQKLQVLDISSNNISGTIPSCFNNLTSMYSKPHLPPQIKYQALVSSKKNIMYEALGPARPPCSKRGASYYSCFPTTTIPKKYDRLKVVWKGNETEENHQILYILKLIDLSENKLVGVIPSEVAGLDGLIALNLSGNHLEGSIPPNLGNVELLNFLDLSRNNLVGRIPDTLSQLSHLGILNLSYNNLSGRIPWSNHLTTFNSYSFLGNPELCGLPLSHPCPGDDQKPAGKPNFTDDNVDEMDGDKYITKGFYVSMTFGVVVGFWCVFGTLILNRTCRIAYFRMPIIIKDWMYVKIVMYWKRWT, encoded by the exons ATGAAAACAGCTATAAGCATAAAATTGTTGATCCCTCTCCGCATGATACTCTGTTTAATTTTATTGAGCAAGCCTATACTTGGTATAACTTCAAGCCAGCTCCAAGGCGATGAAGTCCGGTGCCTGGACCGGGAACGACTCGCGCTCCTCGAGTTTAAAGACGGGCTGAGATATGCTGAGCGATTAGATACTTGGGGCATTGGAGAGCACAAAAACGATTGCTGCAAATGGCATGGCGTTCTTTGTCATAATCGGACCAATCATGTTGTGGAACTGAATCTACCAAATATGTTTTCAGGCGGAGCTG GTAATATTTTTGAAGCTCTTGGAAATCTGGTGTCCCTTTCCTATCTTGATCTCTCTTTGAATAGTCTCCAAGGGAGGATTCCAGATAATTTAGGGAATTTGACATTTCTTTCTTATCTGGATTTGTCGAATAATAAACTGGAAGGTGTTATCCCGGATAGTTTAGGAAACTTGATGCACCTTTCTCATCTCAATCTGTCTGATAACCAACTTGAAGTTGCTATTCCTCACACTTTTGGGAATTTGACGTCTCTTTCGCATCTCGACATGTCTAATAATCATG GTTGCATAATTCCTGAGGCTTTGGGGAATATGGAGTCACTTTCCCTTCTAGATCTCTCTTTTACTACCCTTAAAGGAAGGATTCCTAACTCTTTGGGAAATCTAACATCCCTAGTCGAGCTCCATCTCTCCTACAACATGCTGGATGGCGGAATTCCTGATTCTTTCGGGAAGTTGACGTCTCTTTCTCATCTTGATCTCTCTGCTAACATTCTTGAAG GAGGGATTCCGGTTACTTTGGGGAATATAACCAAGCTTTCACATCTTGATCTCTCCACTAACAAGTTTGAGGGAAGCATTCCTGTTGCTTTATGGACTCTGTCATATCTTTCTTATTTCGACATCTCGAGTAACAAAATTTCTGGCACAAGTCTAGATAGTTTTCAGACAAgtgatttgagttatttagatATGTCGCACAATCAGATGTCTGGCCCTGTACCTGATTTATCGTCCAACTTCCCTGAGCTTCTTACATTAGACTTGAGCATCAACGAGTTTAATGGTCTGATACCTCTTCTACCTCCACGTTTACAAATTCTGAATCTAAGTAAAAATAAGATTTCCGGGGAGTTGAATGGAATTTGCAGTGATGGTATCAATATGTTAGTGCTACTCGATGTTTCGGACAACCTACTATCAGGCGAGCTTCCTAGTTGTTTGCATAATTTAGAATCACTCCAGTATCTTAATTTGGCAAAAAATAATTTCTCTGGTGAGATTCAAGACTCAATCCTCTGGCCGAGTAGTCTTGATTCGCTGCATCTGTGGAGCAATAGTTTTCGTGGGGAAATACCGAAATCATTAAGAGGCTGTAGGGGTTTGCGTTATTTGGTTATTGGAGAAAACTACTTCACGGGAAAAATACCAGCTTGGATAGGAGAAAGCCTATCAGAATTGAGTTTTCTAAGTCTGACATCCAATTATTTCAATGGTAGTTTGTCTTCAACCTTGTGTCATCTTCAAAAGCTTCAGGTTTTGGACATCTCTTCCAATAATATTTCTGGGACAATACCAAGTTGTTTTAATAATTTAACGTCTATGTATTCGAAACCACACCTTCCACCTCAAATAAAGTATCAAGCATTAgtatcttcaaaaaaaaatataatgtatGAAGCATTAGGTCCTGCAAGGCCGCCGTGCAGTAAGCGTGGTGCATCATATTATTCTTGTTTTCCTACAACAACAATTCCAAAAAAATATGACCGTTTAAAAGTAGTCTGGAAAGGCAACGAGACAGAGGAGAACCATCAAATTCTTTATATTTTGAAACTCATTGATCTTTCCGAAAACAAGTTAGTTGGAGTAATCCCTTCTGAAGTTGCGGGTCTTGATGGCCTTATTGCCTTGAACCTCTCGGGCAATCACCTGGAGGGATCCATTCCACCTAACCTTGGTAACGTGGAATTATTAAACTTTCTTGATTTATCACGAAATAACCTTGTTGGTCGTATTCCTGATACCCTTTCACAACTGAGTCACCTCGGAATATTGAACTTATCGTACAACAATTTGTCGGGAAGAATTCCATGGAGCAATCACTTGACGACTTTCAACTCTTATTCATTCTTAGGGAATCCCGAATTATGTGGTCTTCCTCTCTCGCATCCTTGTCCCGGAGATGATCAAAAACCTGCAGGCAAGCCAAACTTTACAGACGACAACGTTGATGAAATGGATGGAGACAAGTACATAACTAAAGGATTTTATGTCAGTATGACATTTGGTGTGGTGGTCGGATTTTGGTGTGTTTTCGGGACTCTTATACTGAATAGAACTTGTAGAATTGCATATTTTAGGATGCCTATCATCATAAAAGACTGGATGTATGTAAAGATAGTCATGTACTGGAAAAGATGGACATAG
- the LOC140875799 gene encoding receptor-like protein EIX2 isoform X1: MKTAISIKLLIPLRMILCLILLSKPILGITSSQLQGDEVRCLDRERLALLEFKDGLRYAERLDTWGIGEHKNDCCKWHGVLCHNRTNHVVELNLPNMFSGGAGNIFEALGNLVSLSYLDLSLNSLQGRIPDNLGNLTFLSYLDLSNNKLEGVIPDSLGNLMHLSHLNLSDNQLEVAIPHTFGNLTSLSHLDMSNNHGEDGCIIPEALGNMESLSLLDLSFTTLKGRIPNSLGNLTSLVELHLSYNMLDGGIPDSFGKLTSLSHLDLSANILEGGIPVTLGNITKLSHLDLSTNKFEGSIPVALWTLSYLSYFDISSNKISGTSLDSFQTSDLSYLDMSHNQMSGPVPDLSSNFPELLTLDLSINEFNGLIPLLPPRLQILNLSKNKISGELNGICSDGINMLVLLDVSDNLLSGELPSCLHNLESLQYLNLAKNNFSGEIQDSILWPSSLDSLHLWSNSFRGEIPKSLRGCRGLRYLVIGENYFTGKIPAWIGESLSELSFLSLTSNYFNGSLSSTLCHLQKLQVLDISSNNISGTIPSCFNNLTSMYSKPHLPPQIKYQALVSSKKNIMYEALGPARPPCSKRGASYYSCFPTTTIPKKYDRLKVVWKGNETEENHQILYILKLIDLSENKLVGVIPSEVAGLDGLIALNLSGNHLEGSIPPNLGNVELLNFLDLSRNNLVGRIPDTLSQLSHLGILNLSYNNLSGRIPWSNHLTTFNSYSFLGNPELCGLPLSHPCPGDDQKPAGKPNFTDDNVDEMDGDKYITKGFYVSMTFGVVVGFWCVFGTLILNRTCRIAYFRMPIIIKDWMYVKIVMYWKRWT; this comes from the exons ATGAAAACAGCTATAAGCATAAAATTGTTGATCCCTCTCCGCATGATACTCTGTTTAATTTTATTGAGCAAGCCTATACTTGGTATAACTTCAAGCCAGCTCCAAGGCGATGAAGTCCGGTGCCTGGACCGGGAACGACTCGCGCTCCTCGAGTTTAAAGACGGGCTGAGATATGCTGAGCGATTAGATACTTGGGGCATTGGAGAGCACAAAAACGATTGCTGCAAATGGCATGGCGTTCTTTGTCATAATCGGACCAATCATGTTGTGGAACTGAATCTACCAAATATGTTTTCAGGCGGAGCTG GTAATATTTTTGAAGCTCTTGGAAATCTGGTGTCCCTTTCCTATCTTGATCTCTCTTTGAATAGTCTCCAAGGGAGGATTCCAGATAATTTAGGGAATTTGACATTTCTTTCTTATCTGGATTTGTCGAATAATAAACTGGAAGGTGTTATCCCGGATAGTTTAGGAAACTTGATGCACCTTTCTCATCTCAATCTGTCTGATAACCAACTTGAAGTTGCTATTCCTCACACTTTTGGGAATTTGACGTCTCTTTCGCATCTCGACATGTCTAATAATCATGGTGAAGATG GTTGCATAATTCCTGAGGCTTTGGGGAATATGGAGTCACTTTCCCTTCTAGATCTCTCTTTTACTACCCTTAAAGGAAGGATTCCTAACTCTTTGGGAAATCTAACATCCCTAGTCGAGCTCCATCTCTCCTACAACATGCTGGATGGCGGAATTCCTGATTCTTTCGGGAAGTTGACGTCTCTTTCTCATCTTGATCTCTCTGCTAACATTCTTGAAG GAGGGATTCCGGTTACTTTGGGGAATATAACCAAGCTTTCACATCTTGATCTCTCCACTAACAAGTTTGAGGGAAGCATTCCTGTTGCTTTATGGACTCTGTCATATCTTTCTTATTTCGACATCTCGAGTAACAAAATTTCTGGCACAAGTCTAGATAGTTTTCAGACAAgtgatttgagttatttagatATGTCGCACAATCAGATGTCTGGCCCTGTACCTGATTTATCGTCCAACTTCCCTGAGCTTCTTACATTAGACTTGAGCATCAACGAGTTTAATGGTCTGATACCTCTTCTACCTCCACGTTTACAAATTCTGAATCTAAGTAAAAATAAGATTTCCGGGGAGTTGAATGGAATTTGCAGTGATGGTATCAATATGTTAGTGCTACTCGATGTTTCGGACAACCTACTATCAGGCGAGCTTCCTAGTTGTTTGCATAATTTAGAATCACTCCAGTATCTTAATTTGGCAAAAAATAATTTCTCTGGTGAGATTCAAGACTCAATCCTCTGGCCGAGTAGTCTTGATTCGCTGCATCTGTGGAGCAATAGTTTTCGTGGGGAAATACCGAAATCATTAAGAGGCTGTAGGGGTTTGCGTTATTTGGTTATTGGAGAAAACTACTTCACGGGAAAAATACCAGCTTGGATAGGAGAAAGCCTATCAGAATTGAGTTTTCTAAGTCTGACATCCAATTATTTCAATGGTAGTTTGTCTTCAACCTTGTGTCATCTTCAAAAGCTTCAGGTTTTGGACATCTCTTCCAATAATATTTCTGGGACAATACCAAGTTGTTTTAATAATTTAACGTCTATGTATTCGAAACCACACCTTCCACCTCAAATAAAGTATCAAGCATTAgtatcttcaaaaaaaaatataatgtatGAAGCATTAGGTCCTGCAAGGCCGCCGTGCAGTAAGCGTGGTGCATCATATTATTCTTGTTTTCCTACAACAACAATTCCAAAAAAATATGACCGTTTAAAAGTAGTCTGGAAAGGCAACGAGACAGAGGAGAACCATCAAATTCTTTATATTTTGAAACTCATTGATCTTTCCGAAAACAAGTTAGTTGGAGTAATCCCTTCTGAAGTTGCGGGTCTTGATGGCCTTATTGCCTTGAACCTCTCGGGCAATCACCTGGAGGGATCCATTCCACCTAACCTTGGTAACGTGGAATTATTAAACTTTCTTGATTTATCACGAAATAACCTTGTTGGTCGTATTCCTGATACCCTTTCACAACTGAGTCACCTCGGAATATTGAACTTATCGTACAACAATTTGTCGGGAAGAATTCCATGGAGCAATCACTTGACGACTTTCAACTCTTATTCATTCTTAGGGAATCCCGAATTATGTGGTCTTCCTCTCTCGCATCCTTGTCCCGGAGATGATCAAAAACCTGCAGGCAAGCCAAACTTTACAGACGACAACGTTGATGAAATGGATGGAGACAAGTACATAACTAAAGGATTTTATGTCAGTATGACATTTGGTGTGGTGGTCGGATTTTGGTGTGTTTTCGGGACTCTTATACTGAATAGAACTTGTAGAATTGCATATTTTAGGATGCCTATCATCATAAAAGACTGGATGTATGTAAAGATAGTCATGTACTGGAAAAGATGGACATAG